The proteins below are encoded in one region of Diceros bicornis minor isolate mBicDic1 chromosome 14, mDicBic1.mat.cur, whole genome shotgun sequence:
- the LOC131413498 gene encoding histone H2A type 2-B-like produces the protein MSGRGKQGGKTRAKAKSRSFRAGLQFPVGRVHRLLRKSNYAERIGAGTPVYLAAVLEYLTAEILELAGNAARDNKKTRIIPRHLQLAIRNDEELNKLLGGVTIAQGGVLPNIQAVLLPKKT, from the coding sequence ATGTCTGGACGCGGAAAACAGGGAGGCAAGACACGGGCGAAAGCAAAGTCTCGTTCCTTCCGAGCTGGTCTGCAGTTCCCCGTGGGCCGAGTGCACCGCTTGCTCCGCAAAAGCAACTACGCAGAACGCATTGGGGCAGGCACGCCGGTGTACTTGGCGGCGGTGCTGGAGTACCTGACGGCTGAGATCCTAGAGCTGGCGGGCAATGCGGCCCGCGACAATAAAAAGACGCGCATCATCCCGCGTCACCTGCAACTGGCCATCCGTAATGACGAAGAACTCAACAAGTTGCTAGGTGGTGTGACCATCGCTCAGGGCGGCGTCCTACCCAACATCCAGGCGGTACTGCTGCCCAAGAAGACTTGA
- the LOC131413499 gene encoding histone H2B type 1-A-like, translated as MPEGTSKSTTASKKGFKNKAMVKTQEKERKKRKRCRKESYSIYIYKVLKQVYPDTGISSQAMSIVNSFVNDIFERIAGEASRLAHYNKRSTITSREIQTAVRLLLPGELAKHAVSEGTKAVAKYTSSK; from the coding sequence ATGCCGGAGGGGACTTCAAAGAGCACTACTGCTTCAAAAAAGGGCTTTAAGAATAAAGCCATGGTTAAAActcaggagaaagaaaggaagaagcgcAAAAGATGCCGGAAAGAGAGCTACTCTATTTACATCTACAAGGTGTTGAAGCAGGTCTATCCTGACACTGGTATTTCTTCGCAAGCCATGAGTATTGTAAACTCTTTTGTCAACGACATCTTCGAGCGCATCGCAGGCGAGGCGTCGCGCCTGGCGCATTACAACAAGCGCTCGACCATCACGTCCAGGGAGATCCAGACGGCCGTGCGCCTGCTGCTGCCCGGGGAGCTGGCCAAGCACGCCGTGTCCGAGGGCACCAAGGCCGTCGCCAAGTACACCAGCTCCAAGTAA